The Brevibacterium atlanticum genome segment AGCTGCCGGACGAACCAGCCGAGTGGGACGAAGAGGATGACGTTGAGTGCTGCCTGCAGGACCGCCGGATTGGTCATCAGGGCACGCACACTGCCGGTGTCGAAGGTGAGGATGTCACTGATGAACTGGAAGGGACTCAGCTGCACCGCCGCACAGGTGAGCTCATCGGCTGAGGGAACCGGCAGCAGCGTGTACGTCCACAGTGCCATCGCGTAGACGGCGGCGGCGAACCACAGCAGTGTTCGCCAGAACGTCAGACCGCCTCGACGGCGATAGCTGATCGCGACGAACGGCACGAATGCGAGCACGGCGATGCCGCAGCCGACGAAGACGGCCACGAATGCGGGAACGACGAAGGAGCTCATGTCGCAATCCTACGAGTCCGGACGGCTCCCGAACCCCGATCCGCCGCGTAGTGTGAACTCATGCCCCACTTCCTGCTGACCCGCACTCCCCAGCCTCCTCGCCCCGACGACGATCGAGCCGCGGATCTCTCGGCAGAGGCCCGCGCCCACCGTGGCCCCGTCCCCGCGCGCCGCAGCCTCATCACCCTCTTCGCCATCCTGCTCGTCGCCTGGGTCGGCATCGCCGGAGTCGGCGGGCCCTACTTCGGCAAGATCTCCGAGGTGGCCACGAACGATCGTTCCTCGTTCCTTCCCGAGTCCGCCGAATCCACCCGGGCCCAAGAGATCATCGACCGCTTCAGCGATGACGACTACGTTCCCGCCATCGTCGTCCTCGAAAACACCGACGGCATCACCGACGATGACACCGATGCCCTCGACGATGTGGCGAAGAAACTCGAGGATGACGGTCTGCTCGCCGCCGACGCCTCACCGGCCATCCCCTCCGAGGACGGCGACGCCCTCCAACTCATCCTCCCCGTCTCCTCCGACACCACCGGCGACGACGTCGAACGCATCCGCGCAGTCATCGCCGACACCTTCCCGACCGCCAACGCCGCCGATGCGACGCCGGACGAGTCCGGCAACGTCGCCACCCCGGCCACGGTTGCCGATGTCTACGTCACCGGCCCCGCCGGTTTCACCGCCGACCTCACCGAGGCCTTCGCCGGCATCGACGGGATCCTCCTGCTCGTCGCCCTCATCGCGGTCTTCGTCATCCTCGTCATCGTCTACCGCTCACCGCTGCTGCCGGTCATCGTCCTCTTCACCTCGGTGGCCGCGCTGTCCGCATCGATCTTCGTCATCTGGCACCTCGCCGACGCTGGGATCCTCCTCATCAACGGCCAGGTCCAGGGCATCCTCTTCATCCTCGTCGTCGGCGCCACCACGGACTATTCCCTCCTCGTCGTCGCCCGCTTCCGCGATGCCCTGCAGACCGAGTCCGACCGTGTGCGCGCCGGGCTCGCCGCGCTCAAGGGCGTGGCCGAACCGATCGCCGCCTCCGGAGGCACCGTCATCGCCGGCCTCCTCGTCCTCCTCCTCACCGACCTCGCCTCGACGCGTGCGCTCGGGCCGGTCGCGGCCATCGGCATCGCCGTCGCCATGCTCGCAGCACTGACCTTCCTGCCCGCCGCACTCATCATCATCGGTCGCGCCGTGTTCTGGCCGTTCCGACCCCAGGTGGCGGCCGCCTCGGCGAGGCCGAAGAAGGGCCTGTGGGCCCGCATCGCCGAGGTGATCGCCGCCCGCCCGCGCCTGATCTGGATCGGCCTCGTCGTCCTGCTGGCCCTGCCGCTCATCGCGGTCCCGCAGTTCAAGGCCTCCGGGGTGGCACAGAGCGAATTCGTCCTCGGCGAATCGCAGGCCCGCGACGGCCAGGACGTCCTTGCCGAGCATTACCCCGGTGGGTCCGGAACCCCCACCCAGGTCGTGGTCGACGCGGACGAACTGAGCACAGCCGCCGAGGCGGTCGGCCGCCTCGGCGGGGTCGGATCGATGACCGTGTCCGCCGAGGATTCCCCGAGCGGAACCATCGGCATCGACGAAGACGGAGAGCTCCAGCCCTCACAGGGCGGCTCGGGTGGTGCACCCGATGGTGCAGGCGGATCGGCGACGATCACACCCACCGAGGTGGACGATCAGGTCCTGCTCGAGGTCACCCTCTCCGATGCCGCGGATTCCCTGGCCGCCGAGACGACGGTGACGGACATCCGAGACGCCGTCCACGGCATCGACCCCGATGCGCTGGTCGGCGGGGAGACCGCGGTCGACCTCGACACGAACACCACCGCCGAGGCGGACCGAGCCCTGGCGATCCCGATCATCCTGCTCGTCATCACCGTCATCCTCATCCTGCTGCTGCGGTCCCTGTTCGCTCCGCTGCTGCTCGTGGCCCTGACCGTGCTGTCCTTCGGCACCGCGTTGGGCGTCTCGGCGCTCGTGTTCAACCACATCATCGGCTTCCCCGGGGCGGACCCCTCGGTGCCGCTCTATGCCTTCGTCTTCCTCGTCGCGCTCGGCATCGACTACAACATCTTCCTCATGTCGAGAGTGCGTGAGGAGTCGCTGCGGGTCGGCACACGGGCAGGCGTGCTCAAGGGGCTCGTGGCGACCGGCGGGGTGATCACCTCGGCGGGAGTGGTGCTTGCGGCGACCTTCGCGGCACTCGGGGTCATCCCGATCATGTTCCTCGTCCAGCTCGCCTTCATCGTCACCTTCGGCGTGCTGCTCGACGCGATCCTCGTGCGCTCGCTCGTCGTCCCGGCCCTCGTCCACGACATCGGTCGCGGAGTGTGGTGGCCAGGGCGGAAGCGGATCCCGCGGGACTGATAAGGCATCAGATTCTTGATCTGAACGAGTGAGAGCGAGCTTCTCACAGTGGTGAATTCTGGTGCTGTATATTCGCGCGTCAGTCTGATGACCGGGATCGATTCCGCCTTCGTTGACCGCCGTCATATGCGCCTGTTGGGACACCATGCGCGCGGAGATCGGCCTTCTTGACCTTCTGAGTAGATGTCTTGGGCAGTTCCTTCACAATGTGGATGTATCGAGGGACAGCGAAATAGGGAAGCCTGGTTTGCGAGAAATCTTCGATCTCCTCGGCAGAGACCGTCTCGTCGGGCTCGACCACCACGTAAGCGAGGATGTCGTCTTCGCCGAGATCGCTTGCGATTGCGACGACAGCCACCTCGGCGACTTTGTTATGCGAGACTATGACCTGCTCTACTTCGAACGAGCTGACATTCTCGCCGGAGACGCGCATAGCGTCCTTCGTCCGGTCGAGGAAGTAGAAGAACCCCTCTTCATCCTGAAACGCCTGATCGCCCGTGTGGAACCAGCAGTTGCGATGCGCATCCCAAGTCTTCTCAGGCTCTCTCCAATAACCAAGTTGTCCGATGAAGGGAGTCAGAGGTCGGGTGACAAGTTCACCGGGTACTCGCGGCGGAACTGGGTTATCGAGAGCATCAACGATTTGGACCTCCCATCCGGGAGCCGTTGACCCACATGACCCCGATCTGCGTGTGGTGTGGGGTATTCCGATAGGAATTCCAGTGTCTGTCGATCCATAGAGTTCGGTGATCTCAATGCCGAATCTCGACTCGAATTCTACGTAGTTCGACTTGGGAAACGGGACGACCATGGCTAACTGAAGCTGATGCCGACTTTCGTGTGGACTCGGCCTGTTCTTCCACAGCACTGCCCCCATAGCTCCGAGCATGTTGGTCTTCGTCGCTCGAGTTTCGGCGAACTCGCTCCAAAATCTTCGAGCGCTGAAGCGTCGAGAGACGACGGTCTCAGCCCCTTCTTTCAGACCTGCTATGAATGCTGTGAAAAGAGCGTTGATGTGAAATAGCGGGAGGCACGTGTAGATGACATCGTCATCTGTATAGCCCAT includes the following:
- a CDS encoding AMP-binding protein; this encodes MNQTSPDQRPRCRTNLDETVHNVLSRAADRYPDKTAISFIGAAAYTNAELLHLSRCLAEGFRRAGVGFGDRVALLISNRIEFVSTYFALSMLGAVSVPLNTSLKGDVLTHMLSTVAPCRLVIEDEFFNEAIPAVEQSESVIGMWHIPGVGSDESKRTPAFEELVAETPLQDMAETDGSTLHSILFTSGTTGKSKGVMWSHRMALGAADNSTWVMGYTDDDVIYTCLPLFHINALFTAFIAGLKEGAETVVSRRFSARRFWSEFAETRATKTNMLGAMGAVLWKNRPSPHESRHQLQLAMVVPFPKSNYVEFESRFGIEITELYGSTDTGIPIGIPHTTRRSGSCGSTAPGWEVQIVDALDNPVPPRVPGELVTRPLTPFIGQLGYWREPEKTWDAHRNCWFHTGDQAFQDEEGFFYFLDRTKDAMRVSGENVSSFEVEQVIVSHNKVAEVAVVAIASDLGEDDILAYVVVEPDETVSAEEIEDFSQTRLPYFAVPRYIHIVKELPKTSTQKVKKADLRAHGVPTGAYDGGQRRRNRSRSSD
- a CDS encoding MMPL family transporter produces the protein MPHFLLTRTPQPPRPDDDRAADLSAEARAHRGPVPARRSLITLFAILLVAWVGIAGVGGPYFGKISEVATNDRSSFLPESAESTRAQEIIDRFSDDDYVPAIVVLENTDGITDDDTDALDDVAKKLEDDGLLAADASPAIPSEDGDALQLILPVSSDTTGDDVERIRAVIADTFPTANAADATPDESGNVATPATVADVYVTGPAGFTADLTEAFAGIDGILLLVALIAVFVILVIVYRSPLLPVIVLFTSVAALSASIFVIWHLADAGILLINGQVQGILFILVVGATTDYSLLVVARFRDALQTESDRVRAGLAALKGVAEPIAASGGTVIAGLLVLLLTDLASTRALGPVAAIGIAVAMLAALTFLPAALIIIGRAVFWPFRPQVAAASARPKKGLWARIAEVIAARPRLIWIGLVVLLALPLIAVPQFKASGVAQSEFVLGESQARDGQDVLAEHYPGGSGTPTQVVVDADELSTAAEAVGRLGGVGSMTVSAEDSPSGTIGIDEDGELQPSQGGSGGAPDGAGGSATITPTEVDDQVLLEVTLSDAADSLAAETTVTDIRDAVHGIDPDALVGGETAVDLDTNTTAEADRALAIPIILLVITVILILLLRSLFAPLLLVALTVLSFGTALGVSALVFNHIIGFPGADPSVPLYAFVFLVALGIDYNIFLMSRVREESLRVGTRAGVLKGLVATGGVITSAGVVLAATFAALGVIPIMFLVQLAFIVTFGVLLDAILVRSLVVPALVHDIGRGVWWPGRKRIPRD